A window of the Electrophorus electricus isolate fEleEle1 chromosome 11, fEleEle1.pri, whole genome shotgun sequence genome harbors these coding sequences:
- the bmp5 gene encoding bone morphogenetic protein 5, producing MKVLTLYDGAAFGLLWSCLGFLQSVQCGLGDNHVHSSFIYRRLRNHERREIQREILSILGLPHRPRPFSPGKQASSAPLFMLDLYNAMTTEEEDAIVENTRKGVNGKSLGNSRKGYYGSPHGYSRVAQPYRAANLTSQSPPLATSHDTNFLNDADMVMSFVNMVERDRDFSHQKRHYKEFRFDLTQIPDREAVTAAEFRIYKDHSHGRYENVTLKVSIYQVIKEYQNRDAETFLLDSKKVRASDGGWLVFDITATSNHWVLNPQQNMGLQLCVETMDGRSINTKSAGIIGRSGPQSKQPFLVAFFKASEVLLRSVRATGGKKKNHSRNKSRSQQKTSQAPRSGDQNTSEQKQACKKHELYVSFRDLGWQDWIIAPEGYAAFYCDGECSFPLNAHMNATNHAIVQTLVHLMFPDNVPKPCCAPTKLNAISVLYFDDSSNVILKKYRNMVVRSCGCH from the exons ATGAAGGTATTGACACTTTATGACGGGGCAGCCTTTGGACTTCTGTGGAGTTGTCTTGGTTTTCTTCAGAGTGTTCAGTGCGGTTTAGGGGATAACCATGTGCATTCGAGCTTCATTTACAGGCGGTTGCGTAATCACGAAAGGAGAGAAATTCAAAGAGAAATTCTATCGATTCTGGGTTTACCACATCGTCCTAGGCCGTTCTCCCCGGGGAAACAAGCATCATCGGCACCCCTGTTCATGCTAGATTTGTATAATGCTATGACGACCGAGGAGGAGGACGCAATAGTGGAAAATACTAGGAAGGGGGTCAATGGAAAATCTCTTGGAAATTCGCGTAAAGGCTACTATGGGTCTCCACATGGATATTCTCGCGTGGCGCAGCCCTACCGCGCTGCAAACTTGACAAGTCAGAGTCCACCTTTGGCTACTTCTCATGACACCAACTTTCTGAATGATGCCGATATGGTTATGAGTTTTGTAAACATGG tggagagggacagagacttCTCTCACCAGAAGAGACACTATAAAGAGTTCCGTTTTGACCTGACTCAGATTCCGGATAGGGAAGCTGTGACTGCAGCTGAATTTCGCATCTATAAAGATCACAGTcatggcagatatgaaaatgtcaCACTTAAGGTCTCCATATACCAAGTTATCAAGGAATATCAAAACAG GGATGCTGAGACATTTTTACTTGATTCAAAGAAGGTCCGTGCCTCAGATGGAGGATGGCTCGTGTTTGACATCACAGCCACAAGTAACCACTGGGTGCTTAACCCTCAGCAGAACATGGGCCTTCAACTCTGTGTGGAGACCATGGACG GTCGAAGCATCAACACAAAATCTGCTGGAATCATTGGAAGGAGTGGGCCACAATCCAAGCAACCTTTTCTTGTCGCATTTTTCAAAGCCAGTGAAGTGTTGCTGCGTTCCGTAAGGGCCACTGGGGGCAAGAAGAAGAATCACAGCAGGAACAAAAGCAGAAGTCAACAGAAAACCTCCCAGGCTCCCCGGAGTGGAG ATCAAAACACCAGCGAACAGAAGCAAGCCTGCAAGAAGCATGAGCTTTATGTGAGCTTTCGTGACTTAGGATGGCAG GATTGGATAATTGCCCCTGAGGGCTATGCAGCTTTTTACTGTGATGGAGAATGCTCATTTCCACTCAATGCACATATGAATGCAACAAATCATGCAATTGTGCAGACATTG GTCCATCTTATGTTTCCTGATAATGTGCCAAAGCCGTGCTGCGCTCCAACCAAGCTGAATGCTATATCTGTGCTGTACTTCGATGACAGCTCAAATGTAATTCTGAAGAAATACCGCAACATGGTAGTCAGGTCATGTGGCTGTCATTGA